The Mycolicibacterium doricum genome includes a region encoding these proteins:
- the purB gene encoding adenylosuccinate lyase yields MTIPNVLANRYASEEMVAIWSPEAKIVAERRLWLAVLRAQAELGVEVPDGVVDDYERVLEHVDLASIAARERVTRHDVKARIEEFNALAGHEHVHKGMTSRDLTENVEQVQIRRSLELVHAHGVAVVARLAERAVSYRDLVMAGRSHNVAAQATTLGKRFASAAEETLIALQRVEELTARYPLRGIKGPMGTAQDMQDLLGGDTAKLAGLERRVAEFLGFRDVFTSVGQVYPRSLDHDVVSALVQLGAGPSSLAHTIRLMAGHELVTEGFAPGQVGSSAMPHKMNTRSCERVNGLQVVLRGYASMAAELAGAQWNEGDVSCSVVRRVALPDAFFAIDGQTETFLTVLDEFGAYPAVIQRELDRYLPFLATTRILIAAVRAGVGRETAHEVIKEHAVAVALAMREKGREPDLLDRLAADPRLPLDHVALEQALADRQAFSGAAGDQVDRVAEAVDELVSRYPEAAKYTSGAIL; encoded by the coding sequence GTGACGATCCCGAACGTGCTGGCCAACCGCTACGCCAGCGAGGAGATGGTGGCGATCTGGTCGCCGGAAGCGAAGATCGTCGCCGAGCGCCGACTGTGGCTGGCGGTGCTGCGGGCGCAGGCGGAACTCGGTGTCGAGGTGCCCGACGGGGTGGTGGACGACTACGAACGCGTCCTCGAGCACGTCGACCTGGCGTCGATCGCGGCGCGCGAACGGGTCACCCGCCACGACGTCAAGGCGCGCATCGAGGAGTTCAACGCGCTGGCCGGTCACGAGCACGTGCACAAGGGTATGACGAGCCGCGACCTCACCGAGAACGTCGAACAAGTGCAGATCCGCCGCTCACTGGAGCTTGTGCACGCCCACGGGGTCGCCGTCGTGGCGCGGCTCGCCGAGCGCGCCGTCAGCTACCGCGACCTGGTGATGGCCGGCCGCAGCCACAACGTCGCGGCCCAGGCCACCACCCTCGGCAAGCGGTTCGCCTCCGCCGCCGAGGAGACGCTGATCGCGCTGCAGCGGGTCGAAGAGCTGACCGCGCGTTATCCCCTGCGCGGCATCAAGGGCCCGATGGGCACCGCCCAGGACATGCAAGACCTGCTCGGCGGCGACACCGCCAAACTGGCCGGCCTCGAGCGGCGCGTCGCCGAATTCCTCGGTTTCCGAGACGTCTTCACCAGCGTGGGCCAGGTGTACCCGCGCTCGCTCGACCATGACGTCGTCTCCGCCCTGGTGCAGCTGGGCGCGGGTCCGTCCTCGCTGGCGCACACCATCCGGCTGATGGCCGGCCACGAACTGGTGACCGAGGGCTTCGCACCGGGCCAGGTCGGTTCGTCGGCCATGCCGCACAAGATGAACACGCGGTCGTGTGAACGGGTCAACGGCCTGCAGGTGGTGCTGCGCGGCTACGCCTCGATGGCCGCCGAACTGGCCGGTGCCCAGTGGAACGAAGGCGACGTGTCCTGCTCGGTGGTGCGCCGGGTGGCGCTGCCCGACGCGTTCTTCGCGATCGACGGGCAGACCGAGACGTTTTTGACCGTGCTTGACGAGTTCGGCGCCTATCCGGCCGTCATCCAGCGCGAACTCGACCGCTACCTGCCGTTTCTGGCCACTACCCGCATCCTGATCGCCGCCGTGCGGGCCGGCGTCGGCCGGGAGACCGCGCACGAGGTCATCAAGGAGCACGCGGTGGCCGTCGCGCTGGCCATGCGCGAGAAGGGGAGGGAACCCGACCTGCTGGACCGGCTGGCCGCCGACCCGCGACTGCCGCTCGACCATGTGGCCCTCGAGCAGGCGCTGGCCGACAGGCAGGCGTTCAGCGGGGCCGCCGGTGACCAGGTCGACCGCGTCGCCGAGGCCGTCGACGAGTTGGTCAGCCGCTATCCGGAGGCCGCCAAGTACACCTCGGGCGCCATCCTGTGA
- a CDS encoding APC family permease, producing the protein MSQPDTVRQQPELRRVMGPGLLLLFVVGDILGTGVYALTGDVAAEVGGAAWLPFLVAFLIATITAFSYLELVTKYPQAAGAALYAHKAFGLQFVTFLVAFVVMCSGITSASTASRFFGANLVEGFGLDWGTGGVAAVALGFMAVLAAVNYRGVGESIKLNVVLTIIEATGLMLVLFVGLWAFTRGGDVDFSRVVAFDTDGDKNAFMAVTAATSLAFFAMVGFEDSVNMAEETRDPVKTFPKVLLSGLTIAGIVYMLVAVVAVALVPVGELADSDTPLVEVVKAGAPSLPIDDLFPFISMFAVSNTALINMLMASRLIYGMARQHVLPPVLGAVHPRRLTPWVAILFTTLLAFGLIFYVSVFASSSAIAVLGGTTSLLLLAVFAVVNVAVLRLRRDLQADGRHFTTPTVLPVIGFVASLYLVLPFSGRPAQQYYVALILVAIGIVLFFINRLINRRLGLRDAGITGPTHPAKRSD; encoded by the coding sequence ATGAGCCAACCAGACACGGTCAGGCAGCAGCCCGAGTTGCGGCGGGTGATGGGTCCCGGCCTGTTGCTGCTGTTCGTCGTCGGCGACATCCTCGGCACCGGCGTCTACGCGCTGACCGGTGACGTGGCCGCCGAAGTCGGTGGGGCAGCGTGGCTACCATTCCTGGTGGCCTTCCTCATCGCCACCATCACCGCGTTCAGCTACCTGGAACTGGTCACCAAGTACCCGCAGGCGGCGGGGGCTGCGCTCTACGCCCACAAGGCTTTCGGACTGCAGTTCGTCACGTTCCTGGTGGCTTTCGTGGTGATGTGCTCGGGCATCACGTCGGCCTCGACGGCGTCGCGGTTCTTCGGTGCGAACCTCGTCGAGGGTTTCGGCCTGGACTGGGGCACAGGTGGGGTGGCCGCCGTAGCGCTGGGCTTCATGGCCGTCCTGGCGGCGGTGAACTATCGGGGCGTCGGCGAGAGCATCAAACTCAACGTGGTCTTGACCATCATCGAGGCCACCGGCCTGATGCTGGTGCTGTTCGTGGGCCTGTGGGCCTTCACCCGCGGTGGCGACGTGGACTTCAGCCGCGTCGTGGCCTTCGACACCGACGGCGACAAGAACGCGTTCATGGCCGTCACGGCGGCGACGTCGCTGGCGTTCTTCGCGATGGTCGGATTTGAGGATTCGGTGAACATGGCCGAGGAGACCAGGGATCCGGTCAAGACCTTCCCCAAGGTTCTGCTCTCCGGGCTGACCATCGCCGGCATCGTCTACATGCTCGTCGCCGTGGTGGCGGTGGCGCTGGTGCCTGTCGGCGAACTCGCCGACAGCGACACCCCGTTGGTGGAGGTCGTCAAGGCCGGGGCGCCCAGCCTGCCGATCGACGACCTCTTCCCGTTCATCTCGATGTTCGCGGTCTCCAACACCGCGCTGATCAACATGCTGATGGCCAGCCGGCTGATCTACGGGATGGCCCGCCAACACGTGTTGCCGCCGGTGCTCGGCGCCGTTCACCCCCGACGGCTGACGCCCTGGGTGGCGATCCTGTTCACCACGCTGCTCGCGTTCGGCTTGATCTTCTACGTCAGTGTGTTCGCCAGCAGCAGTGCGATCGCGGTGCTCGGGGGTACGACGTCGTTGCTGCTGCTGGCGGTGTTCGCCGTCGTCAACGTCGCGGTGCTGCGGCTGCGGCGTGACCTGCAGGCCGACGGCCGGCACTTCACGACGCCGACGGTGCTGCCGGTGATCGGCTTCGTCGCGTCGCTGTATCTGGTGCTGCCGTTCTCCGGCCGCCCGGCCCAGCAGTACTACGTCGCGCTGATCCTCGTCGCGATCGGGATCGTGCTGTTCTTCATCAACCGGCTGATCAACCGCCGCCTCGGCCTCCGTGACGCCGGGATCACCGGCCCCACCCACCCCGCGAAGCGGTCCGACTGA
- a CDS encoding TetR/AcrR family transcriptional regulator — MLTVTAAVTPKGERRRYALVSAAADLLCEGGFDAVRHRAVASRAGLPLASTTYYFSSLDDLIVKAVEYEGIREAERLRQRVAALSRRRRGAESTADVLVDLLLGAPDARGSEELISRYERYIACARQPALRDVQRRILRQRTDAVVAVMERSGRMVRAEFLTALVCALDGAVVAALVGDGDSPRATARATLIDVIDVLAPAGGAQVRQRLRQ; from the coding sequence ATGCTAACCGTGACGGCAGCAGTCACTCCCAAGGGGGAACGCAGGCGGTATGCGCTGGTCAGTGCGGCGGCTGATCTCCTGTGTGAAGGAGGATTCGACGCCGTCCGGCACCGCGCGGTGGCCAGCCGCGCCGGCCTGCCGCTGGCGTCGACGACCTACTATTTCTCGTCGCTGGACGACCTGATCGTCAAGGCCGTCGAATACGAGGGAATCCGGGAGGCCGAGCGCCTGCGGCAACGGGTGGCGGCGTTGTCACGGCGCCGACGCGGCGCGGAATCGACCGCGGACGTGTTGGTGGACCTGCTACTCGGCGCGCCCGACGCCCGCGGCAGCGAGGAGTTGATCTCCCGCTACGAACGCTACATCGCGTGTGCCCGGCAGCCGGCGCTGCGCGACGTCCAGCGCCGCATCCTGCGCCAGCGCACCGACGCCGTCGTCGCGGTGATGGAGCGCTCGGGCCGGATGGTGCGTGCGGAGTTCCTCACCGCACTGGTCTGCGCCCTCGACGGTGCGGTGGTCGCCGCCCTGGTCGGCGACGGGGACAGTCCGCGCGCCACCGCACGGGCCACGCTGATCGACGTCATCGACGTCCTGGCACCGGCGGGCGGAGCGCAGGTCCGGCAACGATTGCGGCAATGA
- a CDS encoding alpha/beta hydrolase, which yields MAAMSSRLSRRAALRLAAGAAAGAAGAHALAVAIPAAAAPPAPTYLTGSFVSAARGGIETNWAIARAPGQTGALRPVIALHGKGADGAQVMAGGVEHGLAEAVAAGLPPFAVVAVDGGGGYWHKRASGEDSGAMVLDELLPMLGTMGLDTSRVGFLGWSMGGYGALLLGARLGRQRTAAICAVSPALWTSAGASAPGAFDGADDYAANSVWGRPEFSSIPIRIDCGTSDPFYSATRQFVAQLPNPPAGGFSPGGHDGRFWSSQLPAEVTWMAPLVSA from the coding sequence ATGGCCGCCATGTCCTCGCGCCTGAGTCGCCGCGCCGCCCTGCGCCTTGCCGCAGGTGCGGCCGCAGGCGCGGCGGGTGCGCACGCGCTTGCCGTCGCCATCCCGGCCGCAGCGGCCCCGCCGGCGCCCACCTACCTCACGGGTTCGTTCGTGTCGGCCGCCCGCGGCGGGATCGAGACCAACTGGGCGATCGCGCGGGCACCGGGGCAGACGGGTGCGCTGCGTCCGGTGATCGCACTGCACGGCAAGGGTGCCGACGGGGCCCAGGTGATGGCCGGCGGAGTCGAGCACGGTCTGGCGGAAGCGGTCGCCGCCGGCCTCCCCCCGTTCGCGGTCGTGGCGGTCGACGGTGGCGGAGGTTATTGGCACAAGCGTGCTTCCGGTGAGGATTCCGGGGCCATGGTGCTCGACGAGCTACTCCCGATGCTAGGCACGATGGGTCTCGACACGTCGCGCGTCGGATTCCTCGGCTGGTCGATGGGCGGCTACGGAGCCCTCCTGCTGGGCGCTCGGCTGGGCCGGCAACGCACTGCGGCGATCTGCGCGGTCAGCCCGGCGCTGTGGACGTCGGCGGGCGCGAGCGCACCGGGGGCGTTCGACGGCGCCGACGACTACGCCGCCAACAGCGTGTGGGGCCGTCCGGAATTCTCGTCGATCCCCATCCGGATCGACTGCGGCACGTCGGATCCCTTCTACTCGGCGACCCGGCAATTCGTCGCGCAGCTGCCGAATCCACCGGCCGGCGGGTTTTCCCCCGGCGGGCACGACGGCAGGTTCTGGAGCTCGCAGCTGCCCGCGGAGGTCACCTGGATGGCACCGCTCGTCAGCGCTTGA
- the purD gene encoding phosphoribosylamine--glycine ligase, with amino-acid sequence MRVLVIGSGAREHALLLALRRDPEVEALAVAPGNPGMAAIADQHDVDITSAEAVTELARRVGADLVVIGPEVPLVLGVADAVRAAGIACFGPSRDAARIEGSKAFAKEVMNAAGVPTAASEIVDNPAHLDAALDRFGPPAGEAAWVVKDDGLAAGKGVVVTADRDAARAHAAGLLDCGHPVLLESFLDGPEVSLFCVVDGETVVPLLAAQDFKRVADGDTGPNTGGMGAYAPLPWLPADVYARIVDEIVKPVAAEMVRRGSAFSGLLYAGLAITSRGPAVVEFNCRFGDPETQSVLPLLDSPLGQLLHAAATGRLAQFPELRWRDGAAVTVVVAAENYPGRPRVGDVIAGAEADGVLHAGTARRADGAIVSSGGRVLSVVGTGADLDAARAAAYSILSSIRLPGSHFRHDIGQTAAEGKIVVKR; translated from the coding sequence GTGCGCGTCCTGGTGATCGGATCCGGTGCTCGTGAACATGCCCTCCTTCTGGCGTTGCGCCGAGACCCCGAAGTCGAGGCGCTGGCGGTCGCACCCGGCAACCCCGGCATGGCCGCGATCGCCGACCAGCACGACGTCGACATCACCTCCGCTGAGGCCGTCACCGAACTCGCCCGCCGGGTCGGCGCGGACCTCGTCGTCATCGGGCCCGAGGTGCCCTTGGTGCTGGGGGTGGCCGACGCCGTCCGTGCCGCCGGGATCGCGTGCTTCGGCCCCAGCAGGGACGCCGCCCGGATCGAGGGGTCGAAGGCCTTCGCGAAAGAAGTGATGAACGCCGCCGGTGTGCCCACCGCGGCCAGCGAGATCGTCGACAATCCGGCACACCTCGACGCCGCCCTCGACCGCTTCGGCCCGCCGGCCGGAGAGGCCGCGTGGGTGGTCAAGGACGACGGACTGGCCGCGGGCAAGGGCGTGGTGGTGACCGCCGACCGCGATGCGGCGCGCGCCCACGCCGCGGGCCTGCTCGACTGCGGCCATCCGGTTCTGCTCGAGTCCTTTCTCGACGGTCCCGAGGTGTCGCTGTTCTGCGTCGTCGACGGCGAAACCGTGGTGCCTCTGCTCGCCGCACAGGACTTCAAACGTGTCGCTGACGGCGACACCGGGCCCAACACCGGCGGTATGGGCGCCTACGCGCCGCTGCCGTGGCTGCCCGCCGACGTCTACGCCCGAATCGTCGACGAGATAGTCAAGCCCGTTGCAGCGGAGATGGTTCGGCGTGGCAGCGCGTTCTCGGGCCTGCTGTACGCGGGCTTGGCGATCACGTCACGCGGACCGGCCGTCGTCGAGTTCAACTGCCGCTTCGGTGACCCGGAGACCCAATCGGTGCTCCCACTACTCGATTCCCCGCTGGGTCAGCTACTGCACGCCGCAGCGACCGGGCGGCTCGCGCAGTTCCCGGAGCTGCGGTGGCGCGACGGCGCCGCGGTGACGGTGGTGGTGGCCGCCGAGAACTACCCCGGACGGCCCCGTGTCGGCGACGTGATCGCCGGGGCCGAGGCCGACGGCGTGTTGCATGCCGGCACCGCCCGCCGCGCCGACGGCGCCATTGTGTCGTCCGGCGGCCGGGTGCTGTCCGTGGTGGGTACCGGCGCCGACCTCGATGCCGCCAGGGCCGCCGCGTACTCGATCCTTTCTTCGATCCGCTTGCCGGGCAGCCACTTCCGCCACGACATCGGACAGACGGCAGCCGAAGGCAAGATCGTCGTCAAGCGCTGA
- a CDS encoding HIT family protein yields MATVFTKIINGELPGRFVYEDDEIVAFLTIAPMTQGHTLVVPRAEIDQWQDVEPGVFAGVMEVSQLIGKAVVKAFSAERAGMIIAGLEVPHLHVHVFPAYNLTDFGFANVDNNPSPESLDEAQTKIKAALAELP; encoded by the coding sequence ATGGCGACCGTCTTCACCAAGATCATAAACGGAGAACTGCCGGGCCGATTCGTCTACGAGGACGATGAGATAGTCGCGTTCCTCACCATCGCGCCGATGACCCAGGGACACACGCTGGTGGTGCCGCGCGCGGAGATCGACCAGTGGCAGGACGTCGAACCCGGCGTGTTCGCCGGTGTCATGGAGGTGTCGCAGCTGATCGGCAAGGCGGTCGTCAAGGCCTTCAGCGCCGAGCGTGCGGGCATGATCATCGCCGGCCTCGAAGTGCCGCACCTGCACGTGCACGTCTTCCCCGCCTACAACCTCACCGACTTCGGATTCGCCAATGTCGACAACAACCCGTCGCCGGAATCCCTCGACGAGGCACAGACCAAGATCAAGGCCGCGCTCGCCGAACTCCCCTGA
- a CDS encoding TIGR03885 family FMN-dependent LLM class oxidoreductase, producing the protein MTVIGFHCSHEQIDPAQLLHDVQHAQQAGFTAAMSSDHFSPWSERQGESGFAWAFLGSALATTGLPFGVVSAPGQRYHPAIIAQAIATLAQMFPGRFWAALGSGEASNERITGQAWPRKEVRDARLVECVDVIRRLLRGEEVNHDGLVQVNRARLWTLPEVVPDLVGPAVTPQTAARHAGWADGLITVNQPPDKLKAVLDGYRDGGGRGPARLQIHLSWAHTDDEAMAIAHDQWRNNVFDPPVSWDTETVEAFDIIGGAVSREKVGGAVRVSADLGRHAEWLVEYVEQGWDELYLHFVGKDQAGFIDAFGEHVLPQLSPTAPNAAIA; encoded by the coding sequence ATGACCGTCATCGGCTTTCACTGCTCACACGAGCAGATCGACCCCGCCCAGCTACTCCACGACGTCCAGCACGCGCAACAGGCTGGTTTCACCGCGGCGATGTCCTCTGACCACTTCAGCCCGTGGAGCGAGCGGCAGGGAGAATCCGGTTTCGCCTGGGCGTTTCTCGGCTCCGCTCTCGCCACCACCGGCTTGCCGTTCGGAGTGGTCAGCGCCCCGGGGCAGCGCTATCACCCGGCGATCATTGCGCAGGCGATCGCCACGCTGGCGCAGATGTTCCCTGGTCGGTTCTGGGCCGCGCTCGGCTCCGGTGAGGCGTCCAACGAGCGGATCACCGGGCAGGCATGGCCCCGCAAAGAGGTTCGTGACGCGCGTCTTGTCGAGTGTGTCGACGTCATCAGACGCCTGCTGCGCGGCGAGGAGGTGAACCACGACGGCCTGGTGCAGGTCAACCGGGCGCGGCTCTGGACGCTGCCCGAGGTGGTTCCCGATCTCGTCGGACCGGCGGTCACCCCACAGACGGCGGCCCGCCACGCCGGGTGGGCCGACGGGCTGATCACCGTCAACCAGCCGCCGGACAAGCTCAAGGCGGTTCTCGACGGGTACCGCGACGGCGGCGGGCGCGGGCCGGCACGGCTGCAGATTCACCTGAGCTGGGCCCACACCGACGACGAGGCGATGGCGATCGCGCACGACCAGTGGCGCAACAACGTGTTCGACCCGCCGGTGTCCTGGGACACCGAGACGGTGGAGGCGTTCGACATCATCGGCGGCGCCGTGTCGAGGGAGAAGGTCGGCGGCGCGGTGCGCGTCTCGGCGGATCTCGGACGCCACGCCGAATGGCTCGTCGAGTATGTCGAGCAGGGGTGGGATGAGCTCTACCTGCACTTCGTCGGCAAGGATCAGGCAGGTTTCATCGACGCCTTCGGCGAACACGTGCTGCCGCAGCTCTCCCCCACGGCGCCGAACGCGGCGATCGCATGA
- a CDS encoding alpha-amylase family glycosyl hydrolase has protein sequence MRTIETGDLWWKNAVFYCADIETFYDWNGDGTGDIRGMTERIEYLFDLGVTCLWLMPFYPTARKDDGYDIVDFFGVDQRLGNLGDFVELVRTARSRGIRVIIDFVMNHTSDAHPWFKSARRSKDDPYRDYYVWSETEPKSSPADVVFPDQEDSLWEQEPNTGEWYLHHFYKHQPDLNIANPKVQEEISRTLGFWLQLGVSGFRVDAVPFLFARDGAPGDPGAFDPYEYLGDVRNFVTRRVGDAVLLGEVNVPYDDQKAFFGGPDGDGLNMQFDFIGMQNMYLSLARGDAGPIAAALRERPPLDETSQWANFVRNHDELTLDKLGESERQEIFDAFGPDPGMQLYGRGLRRRLPSMLGGDERRMRMVYSLAFSLPGTPVLFYGEEIGMAENLDIPGRFAVRVPMQWTSDDNGGFSRTARRRLPRPVTDGLYGPEQVNVADQRHDHQSFWWFIRDLIYTYRQQPQIGWSAAEVLDQPHPAVLAHCCREKTGWMLVALHNFGADRAMVPVQLEDAPEGSTLVDLLDGLSVHELDQKGRLEIDLDGYGYRWLRLLRPGDDPII, from the coding sequence ATGAGGACGATCGAAACGGGTGACCTCTGGTGGAAGAACGCCGTCTTCTACTGCGCCGACATCGAGACGTTCTACGACTGGAACGGCGACGGCACCGGTGACATCCGCGGCATGACGGAGCGCATCGAGTACCTCTTCGACCTCGGCGTCACCTGCCTGTGGCTGATGCCGTTCTATCCGACCGCCCGCAAGGACGACGGCTACGACATCGTCGATTTCTTCGGGGTGGACCAGCGCCTCGGCAACCTCGGCGACTTCGTGGAGCTGGTGCGCACCGCGAGGTCCAGGGGCATCCGCGTGATCATCGACTTCGTCATGAACCACACCTCAGACGCGCACCCGTGGTTCAAGTCCGCCCGGCGCAGCAAGGACGACCCATACCGCGACTACTACGTGTGGAGTGAGACCGAGCCGAAGTCGAGTCCGGCCGACGTCGTGTTCCCCGACCAGGAGGACAGCCTCTGGGAGCAGGAACCCAATACCGGGGAGTGGTACCTGCATCACTTCTACAAGCACCAACCCGACCTCAACATCGCCAACCCTAAAGTCCAGGAGGAGATATCACGCACCTTGGGCTTCTGGCTGCAACTCGGCGTCTCGGGGTTCCGAGTGGACGCCGTCCCGTTCCTGTTCGCCCGTGACGGGGCCCCGGGCGACCCCGGCGCCTTCGATCCCTACGAGTACCTCGGTGACGTCCGCAATTTCGTCACCCGGCGGGTCGGGGATGCGGTGCTGCTCGGGGAAGTGAACGTACCCTACGACGATCAGAAGGCGTTCTTCGGCGGGCCCGACGGCGACGGACTCAACATGCAGTTCGACTTCATCGGCATGCAGAATATGTATCTCTCGCTGGCCCGGGGTGATGCCGGACCGATCGCCGCGGCGCTGCGGGAACGGCCGCCGCTCGACGAGACGAGCCAGTGGGCCAACTTCGTGCGCAACCATGACGAGCTCACACTGGACAAACTGGGCGAATCAGAGCGCCAGGAGATCTTCGACGCATTCGGCCCGGACCCGGGGATGCAGCTCTACGGCCGTGGGCTGCGGCGGCGACTGCCGTCGATGCTCGGCGGCGACGAGCGACGCATGCGCATGGTGTACTCGCTGGCGTTCTCGCTTCCCGGCACGCCAGTGCTGTTCTATGGCGAGGAGATCGGGATGGCCGAGAACCTCGACATCCCCGGGCGGTTCGCCGTACGGGTCCCCATGCAATGGACCAGCGACGACAACGGCGGCTTCTCCAGGACCGCGCGGCGGCGGCTTCCCCGGCCGGTCACCGACGGCCTGTACGGTCCGGAGCAGGTCAACGTCGCCGACCAGCGCCACGACCACCAGTCGTTCTGGTGGTTCATCCGCGATCTCATCTACACCTACAGGCAGCAGCCCCAGATCGGGTGGTCGGCGGCCGAAGTGCTCGACCAGCCCCACCCGGCGGTGCTCGCTCACTGCTGTCGGGAGAAGACCGGGTGGATGTTGGTGGCGCTGCACAACTTCGGCGCCGACCGCGCCATGGTGCCGGTCCAGCTTGAAGACGCCCCGGAGGGGTCGACGCTTGTCGACCTGCTCGACGGATTGTCGGTCCACGAGTTGGACCAGAAGGGACGGCTCGAAATCGACCTCGACGGTTACGGGTACCGCTGGTTGCGGCTGCTGAGGCCTGGCGACGACCCGATCATCTGA
- a CDS encoding YkvA family protein, which yields MAVWELLIGAAVAPAATWLALVVVLVAVRPRGGLLPAALRILPDLLRLIRRLAADTSLPTGVRVRLGLLLAYLAMPFDLIPDFIPLLGYADDAIVVTFVLRGVVRRAGQDAVRAHWPGSDDGFAALARLTGWSSTTGR from the coding sequence GTGGCCGTGTGGGAGCTCCTGATCGGCGCCGCCGTCGCGCCGGCAGCAACCTGGCTGGCGCTAGTCGTCGTGCTGGTTGCCGTGCGGCCTCGCGGCGGACTACTGCCAGCGGCCTTGCGGATCCTGCCCGACCTCTTACGCCTTATCCGCCGCCTGGCCGCCGACACGTCGCTGCCCACCGGCGTCCGGGTGCGTCTTGGCCTGCTGCTGGCCTACCTGGCCATGCCCTTCGATCTGATCCCTGATTTCATCCCGCTCCTCGGCTATGCCGACGACGCGATCGTGGTGACGTTCGTGCTGCGCGGTGTCGTTCGGCGCGCCGGCCAGGACGCGGTGCGCGCACACTGGCCCGGCAGCGACGACGGATTCGCGGCGCTGGCACGTCTGACCGGTTGGAGCAGCACGACCGGGCGCTGA
- a CDS encoding alpha,alpha-trehalose-phosphate synthase (UDP-forming), producing MSPEGDPGVDSGDSDFVVVANRLPIDMERLPDGSTSIKRSPGGLVTALEPLLRKRRGAWIGWAGIPDSPEDPIEEDGLQLYPVALSAEDVAEYYEGFSNATLWPLYHDLIVKPIYHRTWWDRYVEVNRRFAEATARAAAQGATVWVQDYQLQLVPKMLRMLRPDLTIGFFLHIPFPPVELFMQMPWRTEIIEGLLGADLVGFHLPGGAQNFLYLSRRLTGANTSRASVGVRSRFGEVHVGFRTAKVGAFPISIDSAELDAKARNRTIRQRARQIREELGNPRKILLGVDRLDYTKGIDVRLEAFSELLEDGRVDKDDTVLIQLATPSRERVESYIAMREDIERQVGHINGEFGDVGHPIVHYLHRPLPRDELIAFYVAADVMLVTPLRDGMNLVAKEYVACRSDLGGALVLSEFTGAAAELRQAYLANPHHLEGVKDAIEAALTQEPEEGRRRMRALRRQVLAHDVDRWARAFLDALADTHADAERV from the coding sequence GTGTCTCCGGAGGGCGACCCAGGCGTTGACTCCGGAGACTCCGACTTCGTCGTGGTGGCCAACCGGCTGCCGATCGACATGGAGCGGCTGCCCGACGGCAGCACGTCCATCAAGCGGAGTCCCGGCGGTCTGGTCACCGCGCTCGAACCACTCTTGCGCAAACGACGCGGCGCGTGGATCGGGTGGGCCGGCATCCCGGACAGCCCCGAGGACCCGATCGAAGAAGACGGGCTGCAGCTCTACCCCGTCGCCCTGTCCGCCGAGGACGTCGCCGAGTACTACGAGGGTTTCTCCAACGCCACCCTCTGGCCGCTGTACCACGACCTGATCGTCAAGCCGATCTACCACCGCACGTGGTGGGACCGCTATGTCGAGGTGAACCGGCGATTCGCCGAAGCGACCGCCCGCGCGGCCGCCCAAGGCGCCACCGTATGGGTCCAGGACTATCAGCTGCAGTTGGTGCCGAAGATGCTGCGCATGCTGCGGCCCGACCTCACGATCGGATTCTTCCTGCACATCCCCTTCCCGCCGGTCGAGCTGTTCATGCAGATGCCGTGGCGTACCGAGATCATCGAGGGCCTCCTCGGCGCCGACCTCGTGGGTTTCCATCTCCCTGGTGGCGCGCAGAACTTCCTCTACCTGTCCCGCCGGCTGACCGGCGCGAACACCTCACGCGCGAGCGTCGGGGTGCGGTCGCGCTTCGGTGAGGTCCACGTGGGGTTCCGCACGGCGAAGGTCGGCGCGTTCCCGATCTCGATCGACTCGGCCGAACTCGACGCCAAGGCCCGCAACCGCACCATCCGACAGCGCGCCCGCCAGATCCGAGAGGAACTGGGGAACCCCCGCAAGATCCTGCTCGGGGTGGACCGCCTCGACTACACCAAGGGCATCGACGTGCGCCTCGAGGCGTTCTCGGAGCTGCTCGAGGACGGCCGCGTCGACAAGGACGACACCGTGCTCATCCAGCTGGCGACGCCCAGCCGGGAGCGCGTCGAGAGCTACATCGCCATGCGCGAGGACATCGAACGCCAGGTCGGCCACATCAACGGTGAGTTCGGCGACGTCGGCCACCCGATCGTGCACTATCTGCACCGGCCGCTCCCCCGCGACGAGCTGATCGCATTCTACGTTGCCGCCGACGTCATGCTCGTCACCCCGCTGCGCGACGGCATGAACCTGGTCGCAAAGGAGTACGTGGCGTGCCGCAGTGATCTGGGGGGTGCGCTGGTGCTGAGCGAATTCACCGGCGCCGCGGCCGAACTCCGCCAGGCCTACCTGGCCAACCCACACCACCTCGAAGGCGTCAAGGATGCCATCGAGGCGGCACTGACGCAGGAACCCGAAGAGGGCCGCCGACGGATGCGCGCGTTGCGTAGGCAGGTCCTCGCCCACGACGTCGACCGGTGGGCCAGGGCGTTCCTCGACGCGCTCGCCGACACCCACGCCGACGCCGAACGGGTCTGA